From a region of the Balaenoptera musculus isolate JJ_BM4_2016_0621 chromosome 15, mBalMus1.pri.v3, whole genome shotgun sequence genome:
- the LOC118881676 gene encoding translation initiation factor IF-2-like, translated as MSQMVQKPQITNKHMQSKRKQCQPPRGGSCHRGKWVWSVTFFRPFPALELAASYEQEEGQGTQQSAPSDHDTCRQKPYWEQVRVRFALTPSGGDTLGVVGQDTYPLLLSAFYRCPVQVRPRPACKPAPKAVPQFPGHLAGLGHQVVLLLRKSQPARSAAPRPTSRPAPSHAPRLRHAPTPATLLATPPGSGPAPAVQCLRPRPGCGPEDGARAGRTHLGRAPTAAAPRADEGGCFQRWGQVGLSSPHSWRWPTDVENDSPLVLHFPRLQNGDNHSADLKERPGNEVCPSLQSARRALSTRSLPARSGARRSSPFPGAPALPCGDSALPEAQCLGHTFRPLVPPRDPFPRKGCACSCLAGTLSSPESLFLSKRRTPAQSPGRRTRPKLPKTPSREVPVPAATVTPTRPCARSAAGAGGASHQGEATATRWTPAGPQTESLGPASLVLGPSRGFSDQRGHQGGCESGEGSLDTHSGSRLSLYNLLGGSRPLLWDRAECGITEGAAPSDGGRLWPFPSAAGGCPRLPRCSLFAGRVEGRRGASQSHPGTPARPVSPRALLRWQGGSCSSEGTAPPPAAPLGGQHGAHPDSTPRHPLQYER; from the exons ATGTCCCAGATGGTCCAGAAACCACAGATCACTAACAAACACATGCAGTCAAAAAGGAAGCAGTGTCAACCTCCCCGAGGTGGCAGCTGCCACCGGGGAAAATGGGTTTGGTCAGTGACATTTTTTAGACCTTTTCCCGCTCTTGA ACTTGCAGCCTCCTACgagcaggaggaagggcagggcaCCCAGCAGAGTGCTCCCAGTGACCACGATACCTGCCGCCAGAAGCCTTACTGGGAGCAAGTCCGGGTGCGCTTTGCTCTTACACCAAGTGGGGGAGACACGCTGGGTGTGGTGGGGCAAGACACATACCCCCTCCTGTTGAGCGCTTTCTACCGCTGTCCCGTTCAAGTCAGGCCCCGCCCCGCTTGTAAACCAGCCCCCAAGGCTGTGCCCCAGTTCCCCGGGCACCTGGCGGGGCTCGGCCACCAGGTGGTGCTGCTGCTCCGAAAGTCCCAGCCCGCCCGCTCCGCCGCGCCGCGCCCCACGTCCAGGCCTGCTCCTAGCCACGCCCCCAGGCTCCGCCACGCCCCAACTCCGGCCACGCTCCTAGCCACGCCCCCAGGCTCCGGCCCCGCTCCTGCCGTCCAGTGCCTCCGCCCCCGGCCG GGCTGCGGCCCGGAGGATGGCGCGCGAGCAGGGCGCACTCACCTGGGCCGGGCGCCCACTGCAGCCGCGCCGAGGGCGGACGAGGGTGGCTGCTTCCAGAGGTGGGGTCAGGTCGGGTTGTCCTCACCGCATTCATGGCGCTGGCCGACTGATGTAGAAAATGACAGTCCCCTCGTGCTCCACTTTCctcgtctgcaaaatggggataatcacagTGCTGACCTCAAAGAACGTCCCGGGAATGAAGTGTGTCCTTCCCTGCAGAGTGCTCGGAGGGCCCTCAGCACCCGCTCCCTGCCAGCGAGAAGCGGAGCTCGGAGGTCTTCCCCCTTCCCCGGGGCCCCAGCCCTTCCCTGCGGGGACTCTGCG CTGCCCGAGgcccagtgcctgggacacaCCTTCCGGCCGCTGGTCCCTCCACGAGACCCCTTTCCACGTAAGGGGTGTGCCTGCAGCTGCCTGGCCGGGACCCTCTCGTCCCCAGAGTCTCTGTTCCTGTCAAAGAGGAGGaccccagcccagagcccagggaggCGGACACGGCCGAAACTGCCAAAGACACCCAGCCGGGAGGTGCCCGTGCCCGCTGCCACTGTGACACCAACACGGCCCTGCGCACGGTCAGCGGCTGGTGCAGGAGGCGCCTCCCACCAGGGTGAAGCAACGGCCACCAGGTGGACACCAGCCGGGCCGCAGACTGAGAGCCTGGGACCGGCCAGCCTGGTATTAGGGCCCAGCCGTGGCTTTAGCGACCAAAGAGGACATCAGGGGGGGTGTGAGTCCGGGGAAGGAAGTCTGGATACCCACAGTGGGTCAAGACTCTCACTTTATAACCTTCTGGGGGGCTCTAGACCCCTTCTTTGGGACCGTGCTGAGTGTGGCATCACTGAGGGTGCAGCCCCCTCTGATGGGGGGCGGCTCTGGCCCTTTCCCTCGGCGGCTGGGGGCTGTCCGCGTCTCCCTCGCTGCTCCTTGTTTGCGGGCAGGGTGGAGGGCAGGCGAGGAGCGAGTCAGAGCCATCCCGGCACCCCAGCGCGCCCCGTGTCCCCCCGGGCTCTCCTGCgctggcagggagggagctgttCCTCGGAGGGCACCGCCCCACCTCCGGCAGCCCCTCTAGGGGGCCAGCACGGTGCCCACCCAGACTCCACGCCCCGCCACCCTCTACAATACGAAAGATAG